Proteins encoded by one window of Labrus bergylta chromosome 2, fLabBer1.1, whole genome shotgun sequence:
- the fam81b gene encoding protein FAM81B, whose product MTLAVLLEQAFRIKEEVAAGLQSARGSLQMEAMSCRLLENHILTVTRIVKHLSKDIQALEGRITERDLITSGTTKAIQELDQKNTAGIGDLRGRVARCDASIAKLSADGNSGEWQLNRLQHEVAGVKSAVDGRLKELKAKFYHDLGRLEASVSEHYHGQKSDMSDLQAKLKQLEDRISNGLKEAKEQTDSLRKWTERQLDTSAQHCTQQQDKMRESASRLCDRLRALEARVDLCETQKDQIHQSQAEQMKRCETVLSKRMTSVESGLHQELQLLKQEYHKGFLSMHDAIESLMQIGDIKSHLNKEKLQKALRHKHSKVQAELDDL is encoded by the exons ATGACACTGGCGGTGCTGCTGGAACAGGCTTTCAGGATCAAAGAAGAGGTGGCAGCAGGGCTGCAGTCCGCCAGAGGCTCCCTGCAGATGGAGGCAATGTCCTGCAGACTCCTGGAGAATCACATACTGACTGTGACTCGCATTGTGAAGCATCTTAGCAAAGACATACAG GCCCTGGAGGGACGGATCACAGAGCGGGATTTGATCACCTCTGGAACAACAAAGGCTATTCAAGAACTGGATCAGAAGAACACAGCAGGCATTGGGGACCTGAGAGGAAGAGTAGCCAG GTGTGATGCCAGCATCGCCAAGCTGAGCGCTGACGGGAACTCCGGGGAGTGGCAGCTGAATAGACTACAGCATGAGGTGGCAGGGGTCAAGTCAGCTGTGGACGGACGACTCAAAGAGCTGAAGGCCAAG ttcTATCATGACCTGGGGAGACTGGAGGCCTCAGTGTCAGAGCATTATCATGGTCAAAAGAGCGACATGTCTGATCTGCAGGCAAAACTCAAACAACTAGAAGACAG GATCTCCAACGGCTTAAAGGAGGCAAAGGAGCAAACAGATTCACTAAGGAAGTGGACAGAACGGCAGCTCGACACATCTGCCCAGCACTGCACTCAACAGCAGGACAAAATG AGAGAATCAGCATCTAGATTATGTGACCGGCTGCGTGCTCTTGAGGCCCGTGTAGATCTGTGTGAGACCCAGAAGGACCAGATCCACCAAAGCCAGGCAGAGCAGATGAAACGCTGTGAAACCGTCCTCAGTAAAAGAATGACCTCAGTGGAGAGCGGCCTTCAtcaggagctgcagctgctcaaacagGAATATCACAAAG GCTTCCTGTCCATGCATGATGCCATCGAGTCCCTGATGCAGATAGGT